A genomic stretch from Dermacentor albipictus isolate Rhodes 1998 colony unplaced genomic scaffold, USDA_Dalb.pri_finalv2 scaffold_44, whole genome shotgun sequence includes:
- the LOC139052937 gene encoding nascent polypeptide-associated complex subunit alpha, muscle-specific form-like: MGCPRNLRLVLCVIVLAVVADKAYGKAVGEQKKLVVPLTAKKGGGTTSPPKQALGTPPAKKSGNKTSPPKQALGKPPARKSGDRTSPPKQALGKPPRFPFPPPVGPVPTIKMPKGPWKGIYLVYPPIDLRLAPTRVKWDTL; the protein is encoded by the exons TGATCGTGCTTGCGGTAGTAGCTGATAAAGCCTACGGAAAAGCAGTAGGAGAACAG AAGAAACTGGTCGTACCTTTGACTGCAAAGAAGGGTGGAGGCACGACCTCCCCACCGAAGCAGGCGCTAGGAACACCGCCTGCAAAAAAGAGTGGAAACAAGACCTCCCCACCGAAGCAGGCGCTAGGAAAACCGCCTGCAAGAAAGAGTGGAGACAGGACCTCCCCACCCAAGCAGGCGCTAGGAAAACCGCCTAGGTTTCCCTTCCCTCCACCTGTCGGCCCAGTACCTACCATCAAGATGCCCAAGGGTCCATGGAAAGGTATTTACCTCGTGTATCCACCGATCGACCTGCGACTGGCTCCA ACAAGAGTCAAGTGGGATACGTTGTAA